The Pyrus communis chromosome 2, drPyrComm1.1, whole genome shotgun sequence genome includes a window with the following:
- the LOC137725959 gene encoding embryogenesis-associated protein EMB8-like: MDCSCRDVLLRRDSDSGDPYILLLNDLSLIPVWHYLFASLAISAAILYHFLEFHFFQDLFTAFRGSAVSLTFNPSSHIYHGVVSKCRILHSRYLATPWLSSPHFQTLFLSFFGRPPAFSYQREIFHLSDGGTIALDWLRNSDVLGGAFSTNNAIPKDDTTPIVLVIPGLTSDSESAYIKHFAFNTAKKGWNAVVSNHRGLGGVSITSDCFYNAGWTEDLRTVVNNLHHEYPKAPLFIVGTSIGANILVKYLGEDGEKTPAAGAVAICSPWDLLIGDRFIGRRLLQKVYDKALTIGLQGYAQLNQPHFLRLANWEGIKKSRSIRDFDQHATCIVGKFETVDTYYRRCSSATYVGNVAVPLLCISALDDPVCTREAIPWDECRANKNIVLATTKHGGHLAFFEGLTASGIWWVRAVDEFLKILHSSQYMHVQKMVSSGPRLSLDSSIDHQGPYVNIADDGMVVAVGNEQAMETKMEDVLEPQKIHDRETNEMVSGEQDEQMIQPESHSLAEIPQSSEQVTNAQDAKPLDVTTTVRRCLDQLSRRTKWSLWLLVYVSIVTSWPLIGSALKIVLQKKLRNLFG, encoded by the exons ATGGATTGCAGTTGCAGGGACGTTCTCCTCCGCCGGGATTCCGATTCCGGCGACCCCTACATTCTTCTGCTCAACGACCTCTCTCTGATTCCCGTTTGGCATTACCTCTTCGCCTCCCTCGCGATTTCCGCTGCAATTCTTTACCACTTCCTCGAATTCCATTTCTTCCAAGACCTTTTCACCGCCTTCAGAGGCTCAGCCGTCTCCTTAACCTTCAACCCCTCCTCCCATATCTACCACGGCGTCGTTTCCAAGTGCCGGATTCTCCATTCCAG GTATTTGGCGACGCCGTGGCTCTCGAGCCCCCATTTCCAGACTCTTTTTCTCAGCTTCTTTGGACGGCCTCCTGCTTTCAGCTACCAAAG AGAAATTTTTCATCTATCTGATGGTGGAACCATTGCTTTGGATTGGCTAAGGAATTCTGATG TTCTGGGAGGTGCTTTTAGCACAAACAATGCTATTCCTAAAGATGACACAACCCCTATCGTGCTGGTGATTCCTGGATTAACCAGCGATTCTGAATCTGCT TACATAAAGCATTTTGCTTTCAATACAGCAAAAAAAGGATGGAATGCTGTTGTTAGCAATCACAGAGGACTGGGTGGCGTTTCAATTACA TCCGATTGCTTTTATAATGCTGGATGGACAGAGGATTTACGGACTGTCGTTAATAACCTCCACCACGAATACCCCAAGGCTCCTTTATTTATTGTTGGAACAAGTATAGGTGCCAATATTTTG GTCAAGTATCTTGGGGAGGATGGCGAGAAGACTCCTGCTGCTGGGGCTGTAGCGATATGTTCCCCTTGGGACCTTTTG aTTGGTGATAGATTTATAGGCCGTAGGCTGTTGCAAAAAGTTTATGATAAAGCTCTAACAATTGGCCTTCAAGGCTATGCTCAACT AAACCAGCCTCACTTCTTACGGCTCGCTAATTGGGAAGGCATAAAAAAG TCGCGCTCTATTCGTGATTTTGATCAGCACGCCACCTGCATTGTTGGGAAATTTGAG ACCGTGGACACATATTACAGGCGCTGTAGCAGTGCTACTTATGTGGGAAATGTAGCTGTCCCGTTGCTCTGTATCAGTGCTTTAGATGATCCAGTCTGCACTAGGGAAGCCATTCCTTGGGATGAATGCAG GGCAAACAAAAATATTGTATTAGCTACAACAAAGCATGGAGGACACTTGGCTTTCTTTGAAGGATTAACTGCTTCTGGCATCTG GTGGGTAAGGGCTGTTGACGAATTTCTTAAAATTCTTCACTCTAGCCAATATATGCATGTACAGAag ATGGTGAGTTCTGGCCCGCGGTTGTCGTTGGACTCTTCAATAGATCATCAAGGTCCCTATGTAAACATTGCAGACGATGGAATGGTAGTTGCCGTTGGAAATGAACAGGCAATGGAGACTAAGATGGAAGATGTACTTGAACCACAAAAGATCCATGACAGAGAAACTAACGAAATGGTTTCAGGAGAACAAGATGAACAGATGATTCAGCCAGAATCACACTCTTTGGCAGAAATCCCCCAATCATCTGAACAAGTTACTAACGCGCAGGATGCGAAGCCTCTTGATGTAACTACTACTGTTAGAAGGTGCTTAGATCAGCTATCCCGACGGACTAAGTGGTCGTTGTGGTTGCTTGTGTATGTTTCCATCGTGACAAGTTGGCCATTGATTGGTTCTGCACTTAAAATTGTCTTGCAAAAGAAGCTCAGAAATTTATTTGGGTGA